From Halomarina ordinaria:
GCGGGAACCACGGGATGAAACCGATGTCCTCCTCCTCGCAGCGTTCGAGGACCGCCTCCGACTCGCGGTTGCCGACGTTGTACTCGTTCTGGACGGTGGCGACGTCGACCACGTCGAGCGCCGTCTCCAGTTGCTCCTCGCTGACGTTGCTCACGCCGACGTGTCGGACGAGGCCGTCGTCCTTCAGCTCCGCGAACGTCTCGACGGCCGTCTCGAAGTCCGTGTCGGGGTCCGGCCGGTGGAGCTGGTAGAGGTCGATGGTGTCGACGCCCAGCCGGTCGCGGCTGCAGAGGACCTGGTTGCGGACGTAGTCCGGGTTGGCGTGCGGGAGCCAGTCGCCGTCGCGGTTGCGCAACAGCCCCGCCTTGGTCGCGACGACGACGTCGTCGCTCCCGTCGAACACCTCGCCGATGAGCCGTTCGCTGACGCCCGGGCCGTAGGAGTCGGCCGTGTCGACGAAGTCGACGCCCACCTCCGGAAGCCGTCGGAGGACGTCCTTCGCCGCCTCCTCGTCGTCCGGCCGGCCGATGACGTTCTCGCCCGTCAGCCGCATCGCGCCGAAGCCGAGTCGGTGGACGGTCAACTCCCCGCCGATGTCGAACGTGTCGCTCTGGTTCGTTACGGTCATCGTCTCGACCCTCGCGCGACGACGGGTTAGGCCTTCGTGGCGCGGCAAGCGCGTCGCCGTTCGGAGGTGACGTCACACACCGAATTCGGAGGGTCTGGGCGTCGAGACCCTCGTCGACGCCGACGTTCGGGGACAGGTTCTTGTCCCCGAATTGCGCTACTAGGTACCATGACAGAACTCGTCACACTCGCGCTCGTCGCCATCACGCTGGTCGTCCTGACGGCGCTGTTCGTCGTGGCGACGTACCTCGTCCCCCGGACGCTCCACTACGGGGAGTCGCCGGACGGTGCCGAGGGACACGGGGACTCCGAGCAGGAGGCGCACGACGCCGACACCCCGGGGGCGGGCCGCCGGGCGGTCTGAGTTCGAGCCTCAGCCCGCGCCGCCGGCCAACCTGCGCGCCGCCGGGAGCGCGCGGAGCCTGAGCATCGCGAGCGTGCCGACGGCCGGTCCGACCGCGAGGGGGGCGAACGCCCACTGCCAGCCGACGCGCGCGGCCACCAGCGGCGTCGCCTGGATGGTGACCACGGTGAGCAGGAAGCCGACCGCCGTCTGGAGCGTCAGCGCCGTCCCGACGTAGCGCTCGTCGGCGAGTTCCGTCACGCACGCGGAGAACTGCGCGGAGTCGGCGACGACGACGAACCCCCAGACGAGGAGGAAGGGGAGGACGACCCACAGCGAGGCGCCGAAGACGAGTCCGGCGAGCAGGCTCGCGCTCCCGCTCGCGACCATGCTCACCGCGGTGAGCGTCGTCCGCCCCCAGCGGTCGGCGGCGGTGCCGAAGGCGACGGCGCCGAGGCTCCCGGCCGCGATGGTGAGGAAGGCGAGCGCGCTCGCGAGCGCCGGGGCCGCCTCGCCGCGCGCCGTGAAGCTCGCGGCGAGGTACGTCGGCACCCACGTCCAGACGGCGTACAGCTCCCACATGTGTCCGAAGTAGCCGAGGTTGGCGAGCGACACCGGCCGGTCGCGGACGATGCGCCCCACCATCCCGGGGTCGAAGGGTGCCGCCGGCGACTGGTACGGACCCTCCTCCACCAGGAGAACGAGCGCCGCACCCACGACGGCGAG
This genomic window contains:
- a CDS encoding MFS transporter, which produces MSRGSGVDDGGKWRALALLATAELFVMALWFSATAVAPELAGRWGLAPRQVAWLTIAVQLGFVTGALASAALTLSDVVPTRLLFAASALVGAGATVLLTLVGSASPAIALRFLTGVALAGVYPPGMKLVAGWFRAGRGLAIGTLIGALTVGSALPHLVRAVGGVDRPGLVLLVAAGLAVVGAALVLLVEEGPYQSPAAPFDPGMVGRIVRDRPVSLANLGYFGHMWELYAVWTWVPTYLAASFTARGEAAPALASALAFLTIAAGSLGAVAFGTAADRWGRTTLTAVSMVASGSASLLAGLVFGASLWVVLPFLLVWGFVVVADSAQFSACVTELADERYVGTALTLQTAVGFLLTVVTIQATPLVAARVGWQWAFAPLAVGPAVGTLAMLRLRALPAARRLAGGAG
- a CDS encoding aldo/keto reductase; this encodes MTVTNQSDTFDIGGELTVHRLGFGAMRLTGENVIGRPDDEEAAKDVLRRLPEVGVDFVDTADSYGPGVSERLIGEVFDGSDDVVVATKAGLLRNRDGDWLPHANPDYVRNQVLCSRDRLGVDTIDLYQLHRPDPDTDFETAVETFAELKDDGLVRHVGVSNVSEEQLETALDVVDVATVQNEYNVGNRESEAVLERCEEEDIGFIPWFPLGAGDLGEKEAVLEEVAADHDASKRQVALAWLLQHSPVTLPIPGTSSVDHLEQNVAAASLDLRESEMERLSE